A stretch of the candidate division WOR-3 bacterium genome encodes the following:
- a CDS encoding stage 0 sporulation protein — translation MNIKVDFEGHGKAVCDCDLLVPPEEGDFVVAIRRIGEEVGRITDVGKHLNRLEPKGRIVRYASTMDKIRWQEIREREITSLQFAKQRVEHFSLPMKIVDVEYDSEESKIRLFFVSEERIDFRELVRDLAKHLHCRVDLRQIGVRDYATRLGGIGACGRETCCSMFLKEFKPITLQIAREQNLNLNTQKLSGLCGRLMCCLMYEWEMYKEASQYYPEIGSKVKTADGDEVEIVSTHIYQNCVTVKTATGVMKTLKLCELNMKNPPFNE, via the coding sequence ATGAACATAAAAGTTGATTTCGAAGGACACGGTAAAGCCGTCTGTGACTGCGACCTCCTCGTGCCGCCGGAAGAGGGCGATTTTGTTGTAGCCATCAGACGGATAGGAGAAGAAGTAGGCAGGATAACCGACGTGGGAAAACATCTGAACAGACTTGAACCCAAAGGAAGAATTGTCAGATACGCCTCTACAATGGACAAGATCAGATGGCAGGAAATCCGCGAGAGAGAGATCACATCGCTTCAGTTTGCAAAACAGAGGGTTGAACATTTCAGCCTTCCGATGAAAATTGTAGACGTCGAATACGACAGCGAGGAGTCCAAGATCAGGCTCTTTTTTGTTTCCGAGGAGCGGATAGATTTCAGAGAGCTGGTCAGAGACCTCGCCAAGCATCTACACTGCAGAGTGGATCTCAGGCAGATTGGCGTCAGGGATTACGCGACGAGACTCGGAGGCATAGGCGCGTGCGGCAGAGAAACATGCTGTTCGATGTTTTTGAAAGAGTTCAAGCCGATAACACTTCAGATAGCCAGAGAACAGAACCTTAACCTCAACACGCAAAAACTTTCCGGATTGTGCGGAAGGCTCATGTGCTGTCTTATGTACGAGTGGGAAATGTACAAAGAGGCATCCCAGTATTATCCTGAAATAGGTTCCAAGGTCAAGACTGCCGACGGCGACGAAGTCGAAATCGTCAGCACACACATATATCAGAATTGCGTGACTGTTAAAACGGCCACTGGAGTGATGAAGACACTCAAACTCTGCGAACTAAACATGAAAAATCCCCCCTTTAACGAATAA
- a CDS encoding peptidoglycan DD-metalloendopeptidase family protein: protein MKVLFIIALLAAGQVSDEVFLTTMRQKMAEIEQTTTSMSDQAKDLVARLELLVEHRQLARALKDSLLSRREVILRDSLRLSRTYERISSKTQIYDEMLAQKIRQLYKRGNPSALEVFLSEESFSDFVGRMEYLTRTAEEMARIVRSMRISKSQLQARVDSMNAMIERLNYFQHQIEIIGEQIEIDSLDMTALAVRLDSSIEAQQILKDELSQAASEIDRQVQAQERSRNVSASIGGTSFNPVTAVTSQIPNYTSVRTDQTQQAEVNPENIIEKNKGSIPWPVDGGSSLSHGSGESGSLDIFAPVGTEVRCVADGTVFYAQRFGLKNSVVIVHHGDGYSTYYGSLSSPLNVVVGQVVRAGNTLGSVAENVGGDPKTQFQIRIGGRLVNPLEYLSGGK from the coding sequence ATGAAAGTTTTATTTATAATAGCTTTGCTCGCCGCCGGACAGGTTTCCGACGAAGTGTTCCTCACTACGATGAGGCAGAAAATGGCCGAAATTGAACAGACGACTACTTCAATGAGCGATCAGGCCAAAGACCTAGTGGCACGCCTTGAACTGCTCGTAGAACACAGACAATTGGCCAGAGCCCTCAAAGATTCCCTGTTGTCGAGGAGAGAAGTGATATTGAGAGATTCTCTCAGACTTTCCCGGACGTACGAAAGGATATCCTCGAAAACACAGATTTACGACGAAATGCTCGCTCAGAAGATAAGACAGCTTTACAAGAGAGGGAACCCCTCGGCTCTCGAAGTTTTTCTTTCCGAGGAGAGTTTTTCGGATTTTGTCGGAAGAATGGAATATCTCACGAGGACGGCTGAAGAGATGGCGCGTATAGTCAGGTCAATGAGAATTTCCAAATCTCAGCTGCAGGCGAGAGTGGATTCGATGAACGCGATGATAGAAAGACTCAATTATTTTCAGCACCAGATAGAGATAATCGGGGAACAGATAGAGATAGATTCTCTCGACATGACAGCTTTGGCAGTGAGACTCGATTCTTCGATAGAGGCACAGCAGATACTGAAAGACGAACTCAGCCAGGCCGCAAGTGAAATTGACAGACAGGTCCAGGCGCAGGAAAGATCGAGGAACGTCAGCGCTTCAATAGGAGGTACCTCATTCAATCCTGTCACCGCCGTGACTTCCCAGATTCCGAATTACACTTCCGTGAGAACCGATCAGACTCAGCAGGCGGAGGTAAATCCTGAAAACATTATAGAAAAGAACAAGGGATCTATACCTTGGCCGGTTGACGGAGGAAGCTCTCTCTCTCACGGCAGCGGCGAGTCGGGTAGTCTCGACATATTCGCGCCAGTCGGTACTGAAGTCAGATGCGTCGCCGACGGCACTGTGTTTTACGCCCAGAGGTTCGGGCTCAAGAACAGCGTCGTCATCGTTCATCACGGAGACGGGTACAGCACTTATTACGGCTCTCTTTCCTCGCCCCTCAACGTCGTAGTTGGACAGGTTGTAAGAGCGGGCAACACTCTCGGAAGCGTGGCCGAGAATGTCGGAGGAGATCCCAAGACTCAGTTCCAGATCAGGATAGGCGGACGACTCGTCAATCCCCTCGAATATCTATCCGGGGGCAAATGA